The Prosthecobacter dejongeii genome contains a region encoding:
- a CDS encoding redoxin family protein: MKRCLLLLAALFGGLSPACLQAQAPTEAKAKKSTGQPEGFHELKIGEPAPDFELLGIDEEMHTLKEYAGADYLLVAFLSNHCPTSQAIEERLKQLARDYKSKGLRVVAINPNDPAALRPDELGYSKYNDSFPEMKRHAKEQAFNFPYLYDGETQKTALAYGCLATPHVFLFDAERKLQYQGRLDDSRFADVKTVTSTDAKNALDALLAGQPVAVPVTPPHGCSTKWISHREQVTADNEKWEMGEVTVELIDAKALAVLRKNDTQKVRLFNVWATWCGPCVKEFPELVATSRKFGLRDFEFISISMDDPETLPEVKAFLEKYNAVVPNKLKPSLKAEGRKGNAYVFNEANSDALIQALDPEWPGPIPHTLVVAPGGEVIYRHNGIVDGDDLRAKILEHMGRFYVPEQP, from the coding sequence ATGAAACGCTGCCTTCTTCTCCTTGCGGCCCTTTTCGGCGGGCTCTCTCCTGCCTGTTTGCAAGCCCAGGCCCCGACGGAAGCGAAGGCGAAAAAAAGCACCGGCCAACCGGAAGGGTTTCATGAATTGAAGATCGGTGAACCTGCGCCTGATTTTGAGCTGCTGGGCATTGATGAAGAGATGCACACGCTGAAGGAATACGCGGGCGCTGATTACCTGCTGGTGGCTTTCCTCAGCAATCACTGCCCCACCTCCCAGGCCATCGAAGAGAGGTTGAAGCAACTGGCACGTGACTACAAAAGCAAAGGTCTGCGAGTGGTGGCCATCAATCCGAATGACCCCGCAGCCCTGCGGCCGGATGAGCTGGGGTACTCCAAATACAATGACAGCTTCCCCGAGATGAAACGCCACGCAAAGGAGCAGGCGTTTAACTTCCCCTACCTCTATGATGGCGAGACGCAAAAGACTGCTTTGGCGTACGGTTGCCTAGCCACGCCACACGTTTTTCTTTTCGATGCGGAGCGGAAGCTTCAGTATCAAGGGCGGTTGGATGACTCGCGCTTTGCCGATGTGAAGACCGTCACCAGTACGGATGCGAAAAATGCGCTCGATGCGCTACTTGCGGGCCAGCCTGTGGCCGTGCCGGTGACGCCGCCGCATGGCTGCTCCACCAAGTGGATCAGCCACCGCGAGCAAGTGACCGCAGACAATGAAAAATGGGAAATGGGTGAGGTGACGGTGGAGTTGATTGATGCCAAAGCTCTGGCGGTGCTGCGTAAGAACGACACCCAAAAGGTCCGCCTCTTCAATGTCTGGGCCACGTGGTGTGGCCCTTGTGTGAAGGAATTTCCTGAGCTGGTGGCGACCTCACGCAAGTTTGGCCTGCGGGATTTTGAGTTCATCAGCATCAGCATGGACGACCCTGAAACGCTGCCCGAGGTGAAGGCCTTTTTGGAGAAATACAACGCAGTTGTGCCTAACAAACTGAAACCCAGCCTCAAGGCCGAAGGCCGCAAGGGCAACGCGTATGTTTTCAATGAAGCGAACAGCGATGCCCTCATCCAAGCGCTAGACCCTGAGTGGCCCGGCCCCATTCCGCATACTCTGGTGGTGGCCCCGGGTGGTGAGGTGATCTATCGCCACAACGGCATCGTGGATGGCGATGACCTGCGCGCAAAAATCTTGGAGCACATGGGCCGTTTCTATGTGCCCGAGCAACCCTGA
- a CDS encoding putative signal transducing protein, producing the protein MKPIFVDPDLTRVSFARNLLEGEGIACFIQNENTRTLGPSVAGYSYKNPLDPALCLLDDSQKEAATELIRLHFQNATVEGPEWTCTGCNETNPAAFDLCWSCGAERVA; encoded by the coding sequence ATGAAACCGATCTTTGTGGACCCTGATCTCACGCGCGTGAGTTTCGCCCGAAACTTGCTGGAGGGGGAAGGCATCGCGTGTTTCATCCAGAATGAGAACACCCGCACCTTAGGGCCGAGCGTAGCCGGGTACAGCTACAAAAATCCCCTGGACCCCGCACTTTGTCTGCTGGACGATTCCCAGAAGGAGGCTGCGACGGAATTGATCCGCCTGCATTTTCAGAACGCGACCGTCGAAGGGCCTGAATGGACCTGCACAGGTTGCAATGAAACGAATCCGGCTGCGTTTGATCTTTGCTGGAGCTGCGGTGCGGAGCGCGTGGCTTGA
- a CDS encoding protein kinase codes for MSDLLAPHFPSVNELGAWLPQYEVQRQTHRGHDHAIFLGRQSALDRPVVIEVIPPPPEDLAQALQQRLRRRARLVHPLITAVYDFGHTPAGQFYLVMEHVEGRPLATLIEEGQLKPKTAFPLALELCEALQILHDQQMPHGALDIHSTWVTPEGHVKLTCIGMAQDEVGDLAWLRPFYGSLKGDLQALGTALHWMFARCAPGADGRLARDLPPAFAAVIRRTLESETARPFAQPSEVAAALRAALHGEQEKGESATTRSRMVVAPGAKPPAPATPPAAPPPKVVPGNLQPVVRHYEPSFFQRLDAFVWKAFSTGLHVMISLISVASLILLILFKDKIVIEQDNTLPMATVEEMEAPEKPIPAEVLGALPPMQDLPTPNQTVVIKPITLPPAKPPVDPLVELRTQYIAAVQEAANQALEKVRLDDLPHLQRELQLLQSGGEIPAVDEPNLPASLKALRQRYREVRAGRSQGTP; via the coding sequence ATGTCTGACCTTCTGGCCCCCCATTTCCCCTCGGTGAACGAGTTAGGCGCGTGGCTGCCTCAGTATGAAGTGCAGCGGCAAACGCACAGGGGGCATGACCATGCCATCTTCTTAGGTCGCCAGTCGGCGCTGGATCGGCCTGTGGTCATTGAGGTGATCCCACCGCCACCCGAGGACCTGGCGCAGGCTTTGCAGCAGCGCTTGCGCCGCCGGGCGCGTCTCGTGCATCCTCTGATCACGGCAGTTTATGATTTTGGTCACACGCCTGCCGGGCAGTTTTATCTGGTCATGGAGCACGTGGAGGGTCGGCCTTTAGCCACGCTGATTGAGGAAGGTCAACTCAAGCCCAAGACCGCTTTCCCTCTAGCCCTGGAGTTGTGTGAAGCTTTGCAGATCCTGCATGATCAACAGATGCCGCACGGCGCGCTGGATATCCATTCGACGTGGGTGACGCCTGAGGGGCATGTGAAGTTGACCTGCATCGGCATGGCGCAGGATGAGGTGGGGGATCTCGCCTGGTTGCGCCCTTTCTACGGCAGCTTAAAGGGGGACCTTCAGGCGCTGGGCACAGCTTTGCACTGGATGTTTGCCCGCTGTGCGCCTGGGGCTGATGGACGGCTGGCGCGTGATCTGCCACCGGCGTTTGCGGCGGTGATCCGGCGGACTTTGGAGTCAGAAACGGCTCGCCCTTTTGCGCAACCTTCCGAGGTGGCAGCCGCGCTGCGAGCGGCCCTGCATGGTGAACAGGAGAAGGGCGAGAGCGCGACCACTCGTTCCCGAATGGTGGTGGCCCCAGGTGCCAAGCCGCCCGCCCCTGCCACTCCGCCTGCGGCTCCACCACCGAAGGTGGTGCCTGGGAATTTGCAACCCGTGGTTAGGCACTACGAACCGTCTTTTTTTCAGCGGTTGGATGCCTTCGTGTGGAAGGCTTTCAGCACGGGGCTGCATGTGATGATTTCTTTGATCAGTGTCGCCAGCCTGATTTTGCTGATCCTGTTTAAGGACAAGATCGTCATCGAACAAGATAACACCCTACCCATGGCGACGGTGGAGGAAATGGAGGCTCCGGAAAAACCGATCCCGGCGGAGGTGCTGGGGGCGCTGCCTCCGATGCAGGATCTGCCCACGCCTAACCAGACCGTGGTCATCAAGCCCATCACACTGCCCCCTGCGAAACCGCCAGTAGATCCGTTGGTAGAGTTGAGGACACAGTACATAGCCGCCGTGCAGGAGGCGGCGAATCAGGCACTGGAAAAAGTACGCCTAGATGACCTGCCGCATCTCCAGCGGGAGTTGCAGCTTTTGCAAAGCGGCGGCGAAATACCGGCGGTGGATGAGCCAAATCTCCCCGCTTCGTTGAAGGCGCTTCGGCAGCGGTATCGAGAAGTGCGCGCGGGGCGGTCACAGGGCACGCCCTGA
- a CDS encoding NADPH-dependent assimilatory sulfite reductase hemoprotein subunit: MSEKQLSANEGIKTRSNYLRGTIAEGLADLSTGSLCEDDQQLIKFHGSYQQDDRDLRPDRRKHRLEKAFSFMLRIRVPGGVSTSEQWLQTDRLADTYANGTIKLTTRQAFQLHGIIKSNLKRTIKEINDAAMDTIAACGDVNRNVMCNPNPYLSSVHADVLQAAKDISAHLTPATRAYHEIWLDGEKVQSTEEEVEPIYGKTYLPRKFKITIAVPPSNDVDIFANCLSFIAIVEDGKLVGYNVAVGGGMGSTHGNEATYPRIADVIGFCTKEQVVDVAEKVVLVQRDFGDRTDRKHSRFKYTVDDHGPEWILAKLNEYLGYKLGPVRPYVFADNGDRFGWVEDETGDSHYTLFVEGGRVLDTEGYPMRTGLREIAKIHDGDFRLTANQNLMIAKVSPAKRSQIEALLEKYGMAKSHEQSALRLSTIACVALPTCALALAEAERFLPTIVTQLEEKLEEVGLRHDSITMRMTGCPNGCGRPFISEIGFVGFGPDRYNVYLGGGHAGERLSKLFRKDVPSKDIKPLLDPILEHYAKERLDGEHFGDFVIRAGYVAATVQGPDFHKNIKPEAVALNS, encoded by the coding sequence ATGAGCGAAAAGCAACTCTCTGCCAATGAAGGCATCAAGACTCGGTCAAACTACTTGCGCGGCACCATCGCCGAAGGTCTGGCCGATCTGTCCACGGGCTCCCTTTGCGAAGACGATCAGCAGTTGATCAAATTCCACGGCAGCTACCAGCAGGACGACCGTGACCTGCGCCCAGACCGCCGCAAGCATCGCTTGGAGAAAGCCTTCTCCTTCATGCTGCGCATCCGCGTCCCCGGTGGTGTTTCCACCTCCGAACAATGGCTGCAAACGGACCGCCTGGCAGATACCTATGCCAATGGCACCATCAAGCTGACCACCCGCCAAGCCTTCCAACTCCACGGCATCATCAAGTCCAACTTGAAGCGCACGATCAAGGAGATCAATGACGCTGCCATGGACACCATCGCCGCTTGCGGCGACGTGAATCGCAACGTGATGTGCAATCCGAACCCCTACCTGTCCAGTGTGCACGCCGACGTGCTCCAGGCAGCGAAGGACATCTCCGCCCATCTCACTCCCGCCACTCGTGCTTATCACGAGATCTGGCTGGATGGAGAAAAGGTACAGAGCACCGAGGAAGAAGTGGAGCCGATCTACGGCAAAACCTACCTGCCACGTAAGTTCAAGATCACCATCGCCGTGCCACCGAGCAATGACGTGGACATCTTCGCCAACTGCCTCTCTTTCATCGCCATCGTCGAAGACGGCAAACTCGTCGGCTACAACGTCGCCGTTGGCGGCGGCATGGGCTCTACCCATGGTAACGAAGCCACCTATCCCCGCATCGCGGATGTCATCGGCTTCTGCACAAAGGAGCAGGTCGTGGACGTGGCAGAAAAAGTCGTCCTTGTGCAGCGTGACTTTGGGGACCGCACGGACCGCAAGCACTCCCGCTTCAAGTACACCGTGGATGACCACGGCCCAGAGTGGATCCTGGCCAAGCTGAACGAATACCTCGGCTACAAACTCGGCCCGGTGCGCCCCTACGTCTTTGCGGACAATGGCGACCGTTTCGGCTGGGTGGAAGATGAAACCGGTGACTCCCATTACACTCTCTTTGTCGAAGGGGGGCGTGTGCTGGATACCGAAGGTTACCCCATGCGCACCGGCCTTCGTGAGATCGCCAAGATCCATGACGGGGATTTCCGCCTCACGGCGAACCAGAACCTCATGATCGCCAAGGTCTCTCCGGCCAAGCGTTCCCAGATCGAAGCCCTGCTGGAAAAATACGGCATGGCCAAGAGTCACGAGCAGAGCGCGCTGCGCCTCTCCACCATCGCCTGCGTGGCCCTGCCCACCTGTGCCCTGGCCCTGGCCGAGGCCGAGCGCTTCCTGCCCACCATCGTCACCCAGCTCGAAGAGAAGCTGGAAGAAGTGGGCCTGCGTCATGACTCCATCACCATGCGCATGACGGGTTGCCCGAATGGTTGCGGCCGTCCCTTCATCTCGGAAATCGGCTTCGTTGGTTTCGGTCCAGACCGCTACAATGTCTATCTGGGCGGTGGTCACGCGGGTGAGCGTCTTAGCAAGCTCTTCCGCAAGGACGTGCCTTCCAAAGACATCAAACCCCTCTTGGACCCGATCCTTGAGCACTACGCCAAGGAGCGCCTGGATGGGGAGCACTTCGGTGACTTTGTCATCCGCGCTGGTTATGTAGCCGCCACGGTGCAGGGACCCGACTTCCACAAAAATATCAAACCTGAAGCCGTCGCTCTGAACAGCTAA
- a CDS encoding sulfite reductase subunit alpha → MLPEHSPFSPDLRRALDGLMASFTPAQRFWLAGYLSAGDSGAAAAVPAPAAAATKLTILYGSESGNSEKLADLSAKDAKKRGFSPTVKNMADIQPADLAKVENLLVIISTWGDGEPPETATAFYKAFMSETLSLPKLRFSVCALGDTSYEKFCQMGKDFDARLESFGAQRIHPRVDCDLQYEKPHRAWLDGALAAFGPAVAAAPAATVSFAAPAAAEHDKSNPFGAELKERVLLNGKGTAKETWHYELSLEGSGLTYEPGDSLGIIPVNAPDMVEGILKAAKLVGTEKASVPDIGNKTLADALREDLDITALSRPVLTKLLELTKSKKLATLLGEGAKDKLKDYLHGRWIVDAIEDFASKGLSPEALVSLLRPLPPRLYSIASSPLAHPDEVHLTIASVRYESFGKQRKGVASTYLADLVKRGDVVPVYTNQNKNFRLPASGDTPIIMVGPGTGVAPFRAFVEHRAALEQQGKSWLFFGDQRYTYDFLYQTEWQDHLASKALTKLDVAFSRDQPEKIYVQQRMLERAKELYAWLEEGAHFYVCGDATRMAHDVNEALLTVVEKQGGKSREAAEAYIEDLKKAKRYQRDVY, encoded by the coding sequence ATGCTTCCCGAGCACTCCCCTTTTTCCCCTGACCTGCGTCGGGCCCTGGACGGCCTGATGGCGAGTTTCACCCCTGCCCAGCGCTTTTGGCTGGCCGGGTATCTTTCCGCAGGGGACTCCGGCGCTGCCGCTGCCGTGCCAGCACCCGCTGCTGCGGCGACGAAGTTGACCATCCTGTATGGCTCGGAATCGGGAAATTCGGAAAAACTGGCAGATCTGTCCGCGAAGGACGCGAAAAAGCGCGGCTTTTCCCCCACGGTCAAAAACATGGCGGATATCCAGCCTGCCGACCTGGCCAAGGTGGAAAACCTCCTGGTCATCATCAGCACCTGGGGCGATGGCGAGCCACCTGAGACGGCCACCGCTTTTTACAAGGCCTTCATGAGTGAGACCCTCAGCCTGCCAAAGCTGCGCTTCTCCGTCTGCGCCCTCGGCGACACCTCCTATGAGAAATTTTGCCAGATGGGCAAGGACTTCGATGCCCGGCTGGAAAGCTTCGGTGCCCAGCGCATCCACCCGCGTGTGGACTGCGACCTCCAGTATGAAAAACCGCATCGTGCTTGGTTAGACGGCGCTTTGGCGGCCTTTGGTCCTGCCGTGGCGGCAGCACCAGCGGCTACCGTCAGCTTCGCTGCTCCGGCAGCCGCTGAGCATGACAAGAGCAACCCCTTCGGCGCTGAACTGAAAGAGCGTGTGCTGCTGAATGGCAAAGGCACGGCCAAGGAAACCTGGCACTATGAGCTTTCCCTGGAAGGGTCTGGCCTCACCTATGAGCCGGGCGATTCCCTGGGCATCATCCCGGTGAATGCCCCCGACATGGTCGAAGGCATCCTGAAGGCAGCTAAGCTGGTCGGCACCGAGAAGGCCAGCGTGCCTGACATTGGCAACAAAACGCTGGCAGATGCCCTGCGTGAAGACCTGGACATCACCGCGCTTTCCCGCCCGGTACTGACCAAGCTGCTGGAACTCACCAAGTCCAAGAAACTGGCCACCCTCCTGGGTGAAGGCGCCAAGGATAAGCTGAAGGATTACCTGCATGGTCGCTGGATCGTGGATGCCATCGAGGACTTTGCCTCCAAGGGCCTGTCCCCTGAGGCGCTGGTTTCCCTCCTGCGTCCGCTGCCTCCGCGCCTGTATTCCATCGCCTCCAGCCCGCTGGCGCATCCAGATGAGGTGCATCTCACCATCGCCTCTGTGCGCTATGAATCCTTTGGCAAACAGCGCAAAGGTGTGGCCTCCACGTATCTGGCAGATTTGGTGAAGCGCGGAGACGTCGTCCCGGTTTACACCAACCAGAATAAAAACTTCCGCCTGCCTGCCTCAGGGGATACCCCCATCATCATGGTCGGCCCGGGCACCGGCGTGGCCCCCTTCCGCGCCTTTGTGGAGCACCGCGCCGCGCTGGAGCAGCAGGGTAAATCCTGGTTGTTCTTTGGCGATCAACGCTACACCTACGACTTCCTTTACCAGACCGAGTGGCAAGACCATCTGGCCAGCAAGGCCCTGACCAAACTGGACGTCGCCTTCTCCCGCGACCAACCCGAAAAAATCTACGTGCAGCAGCGCATGCTGGAGCGTGCGAAGGAGCTCTACGCCTGGTTGGAAGAAGGTGCCCATTTCTATGTGTGTGGAGATGCCACCCGCATGGCCCACGACGTGAACGAAGCCCTCCTCACCGTGGTCGAAAAACAAGGCGGGAAATCCCGCGAAGCCGCTGAGGCCTACATCGAAGACCTCAAGAAAGCGAAGCGCTATCAGCGCGATGTCTATTAA
- a CDS encoding efflux RND transporter permease subunit codes for MLNQLIRFSLHHRPIILMVALLVLLFGFQTLTQLPVEVLPDMTKPTVTILTESPGLAPEEVEVLVTQPIESAVQGVGGLDRLRSNSDVGLSLVFAEFGWGTDIYRARQLVQERLQTVLNTLPARAKPGMTPVSSLMGEILLVGLRSTDGKVLPADLRILADWTIRRRLQSISGVAEVLTIGGGVQQIQVQPNPNRLSAFGVTFEEVETAVGQAAGNATSGYLQAGPREIMVRNLGMTTRLEDIAHTVIKTVEDRPVLISDVAEVKHAVQTMRGDASVNGTMGVVLSIDKAPGFDTLKLSAQIEAALEELKPSLPAGVTAEIMFRQGDFIEHAIGNLKEAIQDGAIMVTLILFLFLLNLRTTAITLMAMPLSFAVTILIFKASGISVNSMTLGGLAVAIGMVVDDAIVDVENVYRRLQENASLAAPKPVLNVIATASGEVRNSILYATVLIILVFLPLLGLEGIEGRLFTPIAIATITSMAASFVVSLTVIPVLCSLLLKIKKKPEARHHDGFLVRGMKWAVQHSFLRVALGAPMLVIAVAGMLLIASLMLYPIMGKEFLPSFNEGSATISLASAPGTSLAQSNEIGEVGVRLLQSIPEVKSVGRRAGRAEKDDHVMPVSVNEFDVEFHEGGRAREIVFAEIRTKLKTIPGTFLNVGQPIGHRLSHMLSGVSAKIVVKIFGPDLEVLREKGEQVRDLAKTIPGLTDVNLEAQVPIPQIKIEVNRQRAVAYGVQPGTLNEQVSTLLGGKTLAELREGQRTVDLVLRLPESWRDSAEKLGELLIETEKGPRIPLRLIADIREGKGPNVINRENTQRRIVIGANTGVRDLESIVDQWEAAVRAKVKLSEGYFLRFEGEFQAQQAAAKRIGFYFVLVLGVVTLLLFSYFHSLSLALQVMLNIPLALMGGLALTWLLVDNISIATIVGFIAVGGVAARNGIMMISHYLHLMSHEGESFTRQMIVRGTLERLVPVLMTALSAGIALIPLLLAANEPGKEILHPVAVVIVGGLVSSTFLDLMITPAVFYLFGRKAAESAVGSHAPAAQ; via the coding sequence ATGTTAAACCAACTCATCCGTTTTTCCCTGCATCATCGGCCCATCATCTTGATGGTGGCCCTGCTGGTGCTGCTGTTTGGTTTTCAAACGCTCACGCAGCTCCCTGTGGAGGTGCTGCCAGACATGACCAAACCCACGGTGACTATCCTCACGGAATCCCCCGGCCTCGCGCCTGAGGAAGTGGAAGTGCTGGTCACTCAGCCCATCGAAAGCGCCGTGCAAGGTGTCGGTGGTCTGGATCGCCTGCGGTCAAATTCCGATGTGGGGCTCTCGCTGGTCTTTGCGGAGTTTGGCTGGGGGACGGATATTTATCGGGCTCGCCAGCTTGTGCAGGAACGGTTGCAGACGGTGCTGAATACCCTGCCTGCCAGAGCTAAACCAGGCATGACTCCCGTCTCATCTCTCATGGGAGAAATCTTGCTGGTGGGGCTGCGAAGCACGGATGGTAAGGTGCTGCCGGCGGACCTGCGAATCCTGGCCGACTGGACCATCCGCCGGCGTTTGCAGAGTATCAGCGGTGTGGCAGAGGTGCTGACCATCGGGGGAGGAGTGCAGCAAATCCAGGTACAGCCGAACCCGAATCGGTTATCGGCGTTTGGCGTCACTTTTGAAGAAGTGGAAACGGCCGTTGGCCAGGCCGCAGGCAATGCCACCAGTGGTTACCTCCAGGCCGGGCCTCGCGAGATCATGGTGCGCAATTTGGGCATGACCACACGGCTGGAAGACATCGCCCACACAGTCATCAAAACGGTGGAAGACCGCCCCGTTCTCATCAGCGATGTGGCGGAGGTGAAACACGCCGTGCAGACCATGCGTGGAGATGCCAGTGTGAATGGTACCATGGGCGTGGTGCTCAGCATTGATAAGGCCCCGGGCTTTGACACGCTGAAGCTCTCCGCACAGATCGAAGCCGCTCTGGAAGAGCTGAAGCCGAGCCTGCCTGCGGGAGTCACCGCCGAGATCATGTTCCGCCAAGGTGACTTCATCGAACACGCCATCGGCAATCTCAAGGAAGCCATCCAGGACGGGGCCATCATGGTCACCCTCATCCTGTTTTTGTTCCTGCTGAATTTGCGCACCACAGCCATCACGCTCATGGCCATGCCGCTGTCCTTTGCCGTCACTATCCTCATCTTTAAAGCCTCCGGCATCAGTGTGAATTCGATGACTCTCGGTGGCCTCGCTGTGGCCATCGGCATGGTGGTGGATGATGCCATTGTGGATGTGGAGAACGTTTATCGTCGGCTTCAGGAAAATGCCTCGCTGGCAGCGCCGAAGCCGGTTCTGAATGTCATCGCCACCGCTTCGGGAGAGGTGCGGAATTCCATCCTCTACGCCACCGTGCTGATCATCTTGGTGTTTCTTCCTTTGTTAGGCCTGGAGGGCATTGAGGGTCGTCTTTTCACGCCCATCGCCATCGCCACCATCACCAGCATGGCCGCATCTTTTGTGGTCAGCCTCACAGTCATTCCTGTGCTGTGCTCCTTGTTGCTGAAAATCAAAAAGAAGCCCGAGGCCCGGCATCATGATGGTTTTTTAGTGCGCGGCATGAAGTGGGCCGTGCAGCACAGCTTTCTGCGTGTGGCGCTGGGTGCGCCCATGTTAGTCATCGCTGTCGCAGGCATGCTGCTCATTGCTTCATTGATGCTTTATCCCATCATGGGGAAGGAATTTCTGCCGTCTTTCAATGAAGGCAGCGCCACCATTTCCCTGGCCAGCGCACCGGGCACCTCGCTCGCCCAGTCCAATGAGATCGGCGAGGTGGGCGTGCGGCTTTTGCAAAGCATCCCTGAGGTGAAAAGCGTGGGCCGCCGCGCAGGCCGTGCGGAAAAAGATGACCACGTCATGCCCGTGAGCGTGAATGAATTCGATGTCGAGTTTCATGAAGGTGGCCGCGCACGTGAGATCGTCTTTGCCGAGATCCGCACCAAGCTAAAGACCATCCCAGGAACCTTCCTGAATGTGGGCCAGCCCATCGGCCATCGGCTTTCCCACATGCTTAGCGGTGTGTCGGCCAAGATCGTGGTGAAGATCTTCGGCCCGGATCTGGAAGTGCTGCGCGAAAAGGGAGAGCAAGTGCGCGATCTCGCGAAAACGATCCCTGGCCTCACGGATGTCAATCTCGAAGCCCAGGTCCCGATTCCCCAAATTAAAATTGAAGTAAATCGGCAGCGCGCCGTCGCATATGGAGTGCAGCCCGGTACCCTCAATGAACAAGTCTCCACCCTGCTGGGGGGCAAGACGCTGGCAGAGCTGCGGGAAGGGCAGCGCACGGTGGATCTGGTCCTGCGCCTGCCGGAAAGCTGGCGGGATTCCGCCGAAAAACTCGGGGAGCTTCTTATCGAAACGGAAAAGGGCCCTCGCATCCCCCTGCGCCTCATCGCCGATATCCGGGAAGGAAAGGGGCCCAACGTTATCAACCGCGAAAATACCCAGCGCCGCATCGTCATCGGGGCGAATACCGGCGTGCGTGACCTGGAGTCCATCGTGGACCAGTGGGAAGCGGCGGTGCGGGCAAAGGTGAAGCTGTCTGAAGGATACTTCCTGCGCTTTGAGGGCGAGTTTCAGGCGCAGCAGGCTGCGGCAAAGCGAATCGGCTTTTACTTTGTCCTCGTTCTCGGGGTCGTCACGCTGCTGCTGTTCAGTTACTTTCATAGCCTGTCGTTGGCTTTGCAGGTCATGTTAAACATCCCCCTGGCCCTCATGGGCGGGCTAGCTCTCACTTGGCTTCTGGTGGATAACATCAGCATCGCCACCATCGTTGGGTTCATCGCCGTGGGCGGCGTGGCGGCACGCAATGGCATCATGATGATCAGCCACTACCTGCACCTCATGTCGCATGAGGGGGAAAGTTTTACCCGCCAGATGATCGTGCGCGGAACGCTTGAGCGTCTGGTGCCTGTATTGATGACGGCGCTCAGTGCAGGCATTGCCCTCATCCCGCTGTTGCTCGCGGCGAATGAACCGGGCAAGGAGATTCTGCATCCGGTGGCCGTTGTGATTGTTGGCGGTCTCGTCAGCAGCACCTTTCTGGATCTCATGATCACCCCCGCCGTCTTTTACCTCTTTGGCCGCAAGGCCGCCGAATCTGCTGTAGGTAGCCATGCTCCCGCAGCGCAGTGA
- a CDS encoding efflux RND transporter periplasmic adaptor subunit, with product MNFKHYFWLFLLPLMGAVAADPERLGNTVILEESAVANLQLQYAEAEETTFEETIFALGHIEVLPGKKAIVSSRIPGRAFSVLAIPHQAVDEGDEVAWVESRQPGDPPPTVMLTSPITGTVSKVEIAVGQPISPDQALMEIVNLETVEASAQVPQHLAGRLQVGQSAHIRLSALPDKVFEAKLAHIGTEADETTGTVEAAFHVPNPEGLLRPGLKAEFSIVVSTRDGVLSIPRAAVQGDAAQRFVYIKDYDLKNAFVKTKVVLGAQNDQVVEILGGLFPGDEVVIRGAYALAFAGKGSVSLKVAMDAAHGHPHNEDGTEMSKEQIAAAQGGHGDHDHDEGSGWNMLTTFFAASTGFLFVLLVVTLLVTRKRVAA from the coding sequence ATGAATTTTAAACACTACTTTTGGTTATTTTTATTGCCGTTGATGGGAGCGGTGGCTGCCGATCCCGAGCGTCTCGGCAACACGGTCATTCTCGAAGAATCCGCCGTGGCGAATTTGCAACTTCAGTACGCCGAGGCGGAAGAAACCACATTCGAGGAGACCATCTTTGCCTTGGGGCACATTGAGGTCCTGCCGGGTAAAAAAGCCATCGTTAGCAGTCGCATTCCGGGCCGTGCTTTCTCGGTGCTCGCCATTCCCCATCAGGCGGTGGATGAAGGAGACGAAGTCGCCTGGGTGGAAAGCCGCCAGCCTGGTGATCCGCCACCTACGGTGATGCTCACCTCCCCCATTACGGGTACGGTTTCTAAGGTGGAAATCGCGGTGGGGCAGCCCATCTCGCCGGATCAGGCCTTGATGGAGATTGTGAATCTGGAAACGGTGGAAGCTTCGGCCCAAGTACCCCAGCATCTGGCGGGGCGGTTACAAGTCGGCCAGTCTGCTCACATCCGTCTCAGTGCGCTGCCTGACAAGGTCTTTGAGGCCAAGCTGGCTCACATCGGCACCGAGGCGGATGAAACCACGGGCACGGTGGAAGCCGCGTTTCATGTTCCGAATCCAGAAGGCCTTTTGCGGCCGGGGCTGAAGGCTGAATTCAGCATCGTCGTCAGCACTCGTGACGGGGTGCTTTCCATTCCACGTGCAGCCGTACAGGGAGATGCGGCACAGCGGTTTGTGTACATCAAGGACTACGACCTAAAGAACGCTTTTGTGAAAACGAAGGTCGTATTAGGCGCGCAAAACGACCAGGTTGTGGAGATCCTCGGCGGGCTTTTCCCCGGGGATGAAGTGGTGATCCGTGGGGCCTACGCCCTTGCCTTTGCTGGCAAAGGCAGTGTCTCACTCAAAGTGGCCATGGATGCTGCCCATGGGCACCCGCACAATGAGGACGGCACGGAGATGTCGAAGGAACAGATCGCCGCAGCCCAGGGGGGGCATGGGGATCACGACCATGATGAAGGTTCTGGCTGGAACATGCTGACCACCTTTTTCGCAGCCAGTACGGGATTTTTGTTCGTGCTGCTGGTGGTGACCTTGCTGGTGACTCGGAAACGTGTGGCGGCCTAA